Within the Mucilaginibacter sp. CSA2-8R genome, the region ACTGCCAGTAAGTCTTTGCCAATCTTGCTGTTTTGCAATGCTTCGCCTTTTCGGTATGCACCCGGCGACACCTGAAAGTACCCGGTAAAAGCCCGCGTTAGCGTAGCCGCAGACGAATAACCGCAGGCAAGGGCAATATCCGAAATGGTTTTTTTAGAAAAGCGCAACAGGCGCGCGGCCTTTTCGCAGCGCGCACGGGTGGTAAACTGGTTTACGGTTTCGCCGGTAACCGACGTAAACACCCGGTGAAAGTGGAATGGCGAATAACAAGCTACATCAGCTAATTGCGCTAAAGAAACAGGCTCGTGGATGTGTGCCTGTATAAAATCGATTACTTTGTTAATTCGCGCCCTGTAAACCTCGTTAGCTAAATGCATGCCCGTACCGATAACTAATTATTGATAAGCTAAATAAGCATATTTTAAGTAAGTATTGCATGTGGCCTGCCTTTTTAAGCGCCGGTTTTTATGTATCGAAGAGCTTGCCAAAAGCAGCGGGTTGAATCTACTTGCTGCACTGCTACTTAACCTGTTCGCTGCCGAAAGCGTCCCGCTAACAGGATGTGCCGTTTTATAATAATAGCAGGCTAATCACAAGCCAGGAGGCTTGCGGTAGCGGGGAGGCTTTCGTGTATTAGTAAATCTATTATTGAACCGGTAAAATTGATAAATTAGCCTTATGACGCCGCTAAACAAAAGCTCCCTCTTTATGGGGCTCGGGGTAATGTCGATGAAAAAAATAAGCAACTTGAGCGACTGGGCTTTTAAGCCCGATTTTGATAATAGTACAGTTATCGAAACCAGCATCCACTTGATGTACCCCGACTACCGCACCATGCTGGACTTAGCGCCTGCAGAAAGAATAAAGAAAATTAAGCAAGACCAGCGGGACAAGTTAAAAAAACTGCTTGCAACCGGCTTTTTTCCATCGTTCACTATAATCAGCACGTCGAGAAAACCGAGGGGCATCAAAGCCCGTCATCCGTTTTTGGCATTAGCTGCAATTGCAGAATTGGACTTTGTAGGCAGTATTTTTATTAATCAGGTAGCAGGTGCGCGAAAGGTGCGCCATAAAAAGCCACTTTCCTTTTTTTGCGTAAAAATGACCGTGGCTGTAGCAATTGAAGGTTTTACCACCGGTATGCAAAAGGTGGAAGAACGGATGGTAATCGTAAAAGCCAAAACAGGCGAAGACGCCATTGCAAAGCTCGAAGAAACTAAAGAAAGCTACAGCCAGCCTTACTTAAACAGTGACGGCAGGTTGGTGAGCTGGAACATTGAGAGTTTCGACGATTATTATGAAACCGACATCAGGTCGGTACAAGACCTGAACAATCCGGACGGCGTAGAAGTGTACTCCCATTTAAGATCGCGTAAAATAAGGCCAAAAGAGTAATAACCGAATATTAAAAGCAATATAAGACTGTGAAAAATTGATAAATTAGCTGCATGACGCCATTAAAAAGACTAGGCCCTCAGGAGGCCGGGGGGCCAATATTCAAACTTAAAGACGCCTGGCACTGGGAGGATGCCCCTGCCCTTGCTACCGACCACGAAATGAATTCCTTTGAATTGGAAACCGGGCTGCTAATCCCGCCCGATATGCGAACTTTTTTTACATCCGTCAACGGTTCCAACGGCTACGACGACGGCCTCTTCGATTTTTACTCATTCGATGGATTTATGAGCGAAAACGAACCCGCTCCCAAACTTTACCATCTACCTTCTGCTGTAACCTCGAACAATACCCCAAACCATTGCTACGTTTTTGCTGATTACCAGGTTCACTTAATTGACTACCTCATTCAGCTTTATCAGCATCCAACCGCATCTAATGATATTTACATACGCTGCGGCCAAGAAATTAAATTAATGGCTCATTCGTTTAATGAGTTTGTTTCCTTGTGTTTGATGGATTCGCAAAAATTATTTTTTAACGATTGATGGGTTTTTACAAGCAAGATGTCAGTGATAAAAACGACCTGAAGCTGAGATGCTACAGACCCATCATCAATTTATAAAAGCAGGGTATTTGTCCTAAAATCAAGGGACTTAAAATTACGGATACACAGGTTGTCCAAAACATTAATCCCTCTGGTGGAAGGGGAACATTTTTGCCCCAAATAAATCTTGACATGACGGACAGTACAGCGTAAACCACAACGTTGAAAATCGAATACAATAATGGTTTGTACAGTTTGATGTTGTATAGGTGCTTAAACAACAATCCATACATTATAATAAACGGTATACCGTAAAAGATTACCCTCCAAAAGTTACACAAAATAGCACCACTAATATTGGCGCTAAAGTTTCTCGACTCCAAAAACAAAAGCAAAAAACAGAGAATACTTTCAACCAAAATGAGGCTTGTGTATAATATGATGAAGTTTTTCACTTTGTTCATCTCTGACCTTCTCTATAAATAGCTTATTGTATGCCTTTTTGTTAAATACGGTATATTTACACGTTAACCTATGAGTTAAAAGTGAATGGTTTAATTTAATAAAACTGTTTTACATGTAAGCAAACAGACTTTTACTTTCTGGTTGGAGGTCGGTGACACCGCCATTGCTGTCAAAAGAATTTAAATTTTAACGCCCCATTATAACAACTAAAGTTGGAATCCCGAAGCCTATTTAAAATACCGGCAGCAACTATCTGCCAAGTTAAAACATCATAAATTTAACTATTAGCAAATCAGTGCTACCACCAAAAACCACCTCAATTATTTTACAAGCCCTACGACCTGTCGGCATACGCCTCCTCCCCTTTACCCATCATCGACAAAATTATGATGATGAGCGAAAACTGCATGATGACGATGTTTAGAATCAGGTTTTCGCCGGCAGGGTTTAGGATGGGGAGTTTTGAATCCAGCAACCACCACTTAAGCCAGTCTAAAAGCAGGCTGCCGGCTACACCCAGTACTACAACAAGTAAGGGCTGCAGGTAACTAACTATCAGCTGGTTAAGCGTACCCCAGGTAATGAGCCAGGCAATGGTGAGGGTGGCTAAAACGGCTGCCATGTTTTGGTATAAGGTGTTGGGCGTGAGTAATGATGCAGTAGCTAACGCGGTGCCGTAACCCAGAAAATAAAGCAAGAAAAACGCGAACGGCAGGTACACATACGCCGCACCCGACTGTAAATATGGCCGATTGCTCAGTAACAGTCCCAAACTAAAAAACACAGGTGGCGATAACGCAGCCATCGCAGACAGATCGTCCGAAAAATACGTAGCCAGTGCGCCCAGTACGGTAGCTGCTAAAAGGTAAATGAGGGTTTTGGTTTGTCTAAGGTTCAGCTTCATCAATTAGTTAATGGTGTTTTGGTACCGGTGTTGTTCGTCAAATCCAGTTCGGCCTTAAAGCGAGCAGGGTCGTCTACATGCAGCAGCAGGGTACGCACACGGTAACGCTTGCCAAACAGGCCGTGCAATACGTGGTCGCGGTTTAGGTGGAGGATAATGTTGTGTGCCTCTAACTGCCCCAGCGGCGATAGTTTGCGGGTGCCCGCATCGGCCGGCAAATCGCGGCCCGACTGCTCCACCCGGCCAATGTGCTGGGTATGGATATGGGTTTGGGCCATGATGCCGTAACGCAACTGCAGTTGTTCGCCGTTGATACTGATCAGCCGTTTTGAGAGCGACCGCGCATAGCCAAAAAACTGCAGGGCGGTGTACACGCTCAGGCCCGACAATATCCAGGCGGCGGTATGGTTCCACCGGGCTACCAACAGGTGCATGGCCGCACTCTCTATCAAAATCAGGAAAATGAGGCAGCCCAGCAAGGCCGGGGTGCCGCTGTTTTGGTGATAAGTAAACTGGTTGCGGGCAGGCTTACCCGATTTCCAGTTGAAGATACCATAATAAATTACCGAAATTTCGGATGTTAGCGCGGCAGCCAGCGTGCGCGGCAAGGCGGCATAGCAGGCGTTTTTCAGCACGTCGAAAAAATCGCCCCCGGCAGCGCGACCCTGGCCAAACCGCCGGCGCACAGCCATAAACTTTCGTAGTACCAGCGTTAACGAGGCGATTTCCATCAGCGGAAAACCAAACAGCTTAAACAGGTGCAGCCACTGCTGATGCCCGGCCGGTACCAGGTACGATGCCGAAAACATACCCGCCATCACCAGCGGTGCGACGGTTAGCTTGCTTACCCTGGTTTTGTGAATGAGCCAGGCATAAATGAGCGGCACGGTTAATAGCAAATCGACCGTGATGGCGGCCGACAATGCTGACGGGTTTTGATGAAATACAGGCGATTTTACCAGCCAGACAATGGTTGCAAAAGCAGTGATAACAAAGCCAAAGGCGAAGTATGGGCGGTGATTGACGGCAGGTTGATGAGTCATGGTGGCGTGGGTCTAGTGCATGCGTTCAATATAGCGATTTAAATAGCAGCGGCATACTTTTGGCAGCGGTTTTCCTGTCTGGCGGTAGGTTAGTGATCACAAACTTCAGCCTATAAAGGCGTTAGGTTGCCGAGATAGCGGCTAATTTAAGTCATGAAGTTTATGATCAATGCTGTTGGTTTGGAGGTTTTTTATAATCAGGCAATCTTTAAAGATGGATTTCAGGCTGTCGATATTTGCGCGATTAACATAGGTTATTTTGCAATGGTTGAGATAATAAAGAAGCTGCTTAGCTTCGCTTAAATGTACGGGCGCGTTATAATCCTTAAAAACAGAAATGGTTTCGCTCTGATGAGGGCTTATCAAGATATCCCTTCTCGGCAATTTTGTGATATGGAGTATTTTAAATGCAGTGTCTAAAGCGTTGTCTAAAAAATAGCGTTGCCTGATAAGCAGATCCTTGTCCGGTTTAGCAATTTTTAGCGAAAAAAAGCTGGAAGTATCGCCAAAATGCAGATTGTAATCCTGCCCCGTAAATAACACTGCTGTTTTGTTCGTGAAGTTTATCACTTTCAGCTTAAACTCAATCACAGGTAAACTTTCAGACTGAGTTACGTCGGTGATTATTTTAATCGAATCGATCTTCATTAGCATACCTTGATCGATAGATGTATTACCCGAACAACTGCAAAACAAGGCGATACAAGTGATGTAAAAAAAATAGTGTAATGGCTTGTTAAATGTCATGTAGAAATGGCGGTTGCTTGGTATATAACGTACGATTTTTTTTAAGGGCGGTAAGTTGGTGTTATCAATCGGCTATCTTTTTTCTTGCCTTGCAGGAAGTTGGTGATAACACTATGAGTGTTGGGAAGATTTACTTATCCCCGCCGTCATGCCGACGACGGTCGGCATCTCACTCGCTAAGTAGTAAAATTTCGTATAAACGTCTTGGAGGTGGACCGCCTGGTAGGATGCTAAAATAAATTCAGCACGACTGTCATAAGTTTTTTACTGTTCCCAACACCAATGGTGATAACACCAACCTCAGGCTGCTTCCAGCATTGTTATGACGAGATTGGATGAGAAACCAAGAGCCATTCTTTTAAACACATTTCATGGCGAGGCACGAAGCCATCTTTTTAGGACATTCGCAGCGGGTATGACTGTGCTACAATTTAGCCTAAACGCTGGCTCAACTTAAAAAGATGGCTTCATACCTCGCAATGACGCGGTGGATTTTATTCACTCATTCACTCATTCAAAATTCACTCATTGGCTTTAGTTCTCTCATTGGCCTACCAACACCACGCCCCCGCCTGGCTGAATGGTAACCTCAGTAGTGCCTGTTTTTTTCAAAGTCAGGTCTTTAGCGTTAGTAACCTTGTCGCTGCCATCGGCATAAACTTTTACGCTTTGGCCGGATAGCATGGGCA harbors:
- a CDS encoding DUF4288 domain-containing protein, which codes for MTPLNKSSLFMGLGVMSMKKISNLSDWAFKPDFDNSTVIETSIHLMYPDYRTMLDLAPAERIKKIKQDQRDKLKKLLATGFFPSFTIISTSRKPRGIKARHPFLALAAIAELDFVGSIFINQVAGARKVRHKKPLSFFCVKMTVAVAIEGFTTGMQKVEERMVIVKAKTGEDAIAKLEETKESYSQPYLNSDGRLVSWNIESFDDYYETDIRSVQDLNNPDGVEVYSHLRSRKIRPKE
- a CDS encoding SMI1/KNR4 family protein, whose product is MTPLKRLGPQEAGGPIFKLKDAWHWEDAPALATDHEMNSFELETGLLIPPDMRTFFTSVNGSNGYDDGLFDFYSFDGFMSENEPAPKLYHLPSAVTSNNTPNHCYVFADYQVHLIDYLIQLYQHPTASNDIYIRCGQEIKLMAHSFNEFVSLCLMDSQKLFFND